One part of the Lysobacterales bacterium genome encodes these proteins:
- the hrpA gene encoding ATP-dependent RNA helicase HrpA → MASIDPADRRPGLPPLPPPGSVRSADRGRLLRLRQRLRGAKPDQVAALAEQYRALCETSAAAVGARRQVLPTPRFDGCLPIHAEGERLAGLIARHRVVVVAGETGSGKTTQIPKLALVAGRGAAGAIACTQPRRIAARSVARRVAEELDTRLGELVGYQVRFDERAGEDTAIRFMTDGILLAQAQSDPWLSAYDTILVDEAHERSLNIDFLLGLLKRLLARRDDLKVIVTSATIDTARFAAFFDGAPVVEIPGRSYPVERRWRPLADRERGERGLVAALADTVAEIGREDPQGDVLVFLPGEREIREAHRVLAELRLRHTEVLPLYARLSARDQDRVFRPGTGRRIVLATNVAETSLTVPRIRHVVDAGTARISRYSPRSKVQRLEVEPIARANAEQRAGRCGRTGPGIAWRLYDEADFLARPEYADPEILRSSLANVILRMLSLGLGDIEAFPFIDPPGERAIREGLQQLAELRAVDGQRRLTDIGRAMARFPIDVQLARMLVEARELGSLRELLAIVAFLGVQDPRERPAEVRQLADSRHAEFADARSDFLSAWKLWQAFDAAHAELGSSRLRAWCEERFLNFMRMREWRELHRQLLQIADAIGWPLAGPDGKPASYEAIHRAILAGLPTSVARRGEKGLYEGTRSRGFSIFPGSALAKAQPPWLLSLSVIQTARLYAHVNARIEPDWLYAQAGHLLRRTVFEPFWDADRGRVQAFEQASLLGLVVHARRRVDYAATDPAGARAIFLRDGLAECDLRSRSDFVADNALVLAQAREREAAQRRQGLVLDAEARAQFFEALVPATVNSTRALDDWYRRLPAPERRGLHWQLTDLLAQDTGADGFPARLQLAGHWFDLDYRFVPGDEADGVSLRVPLAWLNAVPPARLDWLVPGLLPARVAELIRSLAKPQRRNFVPAPDFARAFAQAQAPRDVALVDALAAWLRSTTGVDVAASDFDDSGLPAHLRMRIVVVDEAGTEVAHGRDLAALQARWGRAARAAFAQRAAGGFSRTGLTRFEPDELPDRIEGEAGLAAYPAFVDRGEHVDLVVFETAAQAAQAHAGGLRRLLLLRLADLRRRLARQLPLDAQAQFAWAGIGSVDVLRAQIVDHALARLLVEAGPVRSRAAFEALAGDLGERLGRAVNARALKVADALSALAQAAPALAPPLLGFAAANFDDLHAQRQALFPADLGERIPDERLSEYPRYLRAMALRAQRLQDDPRRDQARMLVVEGFQRRIQALAGRADGQQLEDVRWLLEELRVSLFAQELGTREPVSEKRVERRLQALES, encoded by the coding sequence ATGGCGTCAATCGACCCTGCCGATCGCCGTCCCGGACTCCCGCCCCTGCCGCCGCCGGGCAGCGTGCGCAGCGCCGACCGCGGCCGGCTGCTGCGCCTGCGCCAGCGCCTGCGCGGCGCGAAACCTGACCAGGTGGCGGCCCTGGCCGAGCAGTACCGTGCCCTGTGCGAGACGTCGGCGGCGGCGGTCGGGGCCCGCCGGCAGGTCCTGCCGACGCCGCGCTTCGACGGTTGCCTGCCGATCCACGCCGAGGGCGAGCGCCTGGCCGGACTGATCGCCCGGCACCGGGTGGTGGTGGTCGCCGGCGAGACCGGCTCCGGCAAGACCACGCAGATCCCGAAGCTGGCGCTGGTGGCCGGTCGCGGCGCCGCCGGTGCGATCGCCTGCACCCAGCCGCGCCGGATCGCGGCGCGCAGCGTCGCACGCCGGGTCGCCGAGGAGCTCGACACCCGGCTCGGCGAGCTGGTCGGCTATCAGGTGCGCTTCGACGAGCGCGCCGGCGAGGACACCGCGATCCGCTTCATGACCGACGGCATCCTGCTCGCCCAGGCGCAGTCCGACCCCTGGCTTTCCGCCTACGACACCATCCTGGTCGACGAGGCGCACGAGCGCTCGCTCAACATCGACTTCCTGCTCGGCCTGCTCAAGCGCCTGCTGGCGCGCCGCGACGACCTCAAGGTGATCGTCACCTCGGCGACCATCGACACGGCACGCTTCGCCGCCTTCTTCGATGGTGCGCCGGTGGTCGAGATCCCCGGCCGCAGTTACCCGGTCGAGCGCCGTTGGCGGCCGCTGGCGGACCGCGAGCGCGGCGAGCGCGGGCTGGTCGCGGCGCTCGCCGACACGGTCGCCGAAATCGGCCGGGAGGATCCTCAGGGCGACGTCCTGGTGTTCCTGCCCGGCGAGCGCGAGATCCGCGAAGCGCACCGCGTGCTGGCCGAGCTGCGCCTGCGCCATACCGAAGTGCTGCCGCTGTACGCGCGGCTGTCGGCGCGCGACCAGGACCGTGTGTTCCGGCCCGGCACCGGCCGGCGCATCGTGCTGGCCACCAACGTCGCCGAGACCTCGCTGACGGTGCCGCGGATCCGCCACGTGGTCGACGCCGGCACCGCGCGGATCAGCCGCTACAGCCCGCGCAGCAAGGTGCAGCGCCTGGAGGTCGAGCCGATCGCCCGCGCCAATGCCGAGCAGCGCGCCGGCCGCTGCGGCCGCACCGGCCCGGGCATCGCCTGGCGCCTGTACGACGAGGCCGATTTCCTGGCGCGCCCGGAGTACGCCGATCCGGAGATCCTGCGCAGCTCGCTGGCCAACGTCATCCTGCGCATGCTGTCGCTGGGTCTGGGCGACATCGAGGCGTTCCCGTTCATCGACCCGCCCGGCGAGCGCGCCATCCGCGAGGGCCTGCAGCAGCTCGCCGAGCTCAGGGCGGTCGACGGCCAGCGCCGGCTGACCGACATCGGCCGGGCGATGGCGCGCTTCCCGATCGACGTCCAGCTCGCCCGGATGCTGGTCGAGGCCCGCGAGCTGGGCAGCCTGCGCGAGCTGCTGGCGATCGTCGCCTTCCTGGGCGTCCAGGATCCGCGCGAGCGGCCGGCCGAGGTCCGCCAGCTCGCCGACAGCCGGCACGCCGAGTTCGCCGACGCCCGCTCGGATTTCCTGTCGGCCTGGAAGCTGTGGCAGGCCTTCGACGCCGCCCACGCCGAGCTCGGCAGCAGCCGGCTGCGCGCCTGGTGCGAAGAGCGCTTCCTCAACTTCATGCGCATGCGCGAGTGGCGCGAACTGCACCGGCAACTGCTGCAGATCGCCGATGCCATCGGCTGGCCGCTGGCCGGCCCGGACGGCAAGCCGGCGAGCTACGAGGCGATCCACCGGGCGATCCTGGCCGGCCTGCCGACCAGCGTCGCCCGACGCGGCGAGAAGGGCCTGTACGAGGGCACCCGCAGCCGCGGCTTCTCGATCTTCCCGGGCAGCGCCCTGGCCAAGGCGCAGCCGCCCTGGCTGCTGTCGCTGTCGGTGATCCAGACCGCCCGGCTGTACGCCCACGTCAACGCCCGGATCGAGCCGGACTGGCTGTACGCACAGGCCGGCCACCTGCTGCGGCGGACCGTGTTCGAGCCGTTCTGGGATGCCGACCGCGGCCGCGTCCAGGCCTTCGAGCAGGCCAGCCTGCTCGGCCTGGTCGTGCATGCCCGGCGCCGGGTCGACTATGCCGCCACCGACCCCGCCGGTGCCCGCGCGATCTTCCTGCGCGACGGCCTGGCCGAATGCGACCTGCGCAGCCGCAGCGATTTCGTGGCCGACAACGCGCTGGTCCTGGCCCAGGCGCGCGAGCGCGAGGCTGCGCAGCGACGCCAGGGGCTGGTGCTGGATGCTGAAGCGAGGGCCCAGTTCTTCGAGGCGCTGGTGCCGGCGACGGTGAACTCGACCCGAGCCCTGGACGACTGGTACCGGCGGCTGCCGGCCCCGGAACGGCGAGGCCTGCATTGGCAACTCACCGACCTGCTGGCCCAGGACACCGGCGCCGACGGCTTCCCGGCGCGCCTGCAACTGGCCGGGCACTGGTTCGACCTGGACTACCGTTTCGTGCCGGGCGACGAGGCCGATGGCGTCTCCCTGCGGGTGCCGCTGGCCTGGCTCAACGCGGTGCCGCCGGCGCGTCTGGACTGGCTGGTGCCCGGCCTGCTGCCGGCGCGGGTCGCAGAGCTGATCCGCTCGCTGGCCAAGCCGCAGCGACGCAACTTCGTGCCGGCACCCGACTTCGCCCGGGCCTTCGCGCAGGCGCAGGCACCGCGCGATGTCGCCCTGGTCGACGCGCTGGCGGCCTGGTTGCGCAGCACGACCGGTGTCGACGTTGCAGCCTCTGATTTCGACGACAGCGGGTTGCCGGCCCACCTGCGCATGCGCATCGTGGTGGTCGACGAGGCCGGCACCGAAGTCGCACACGGGCGGGACCTGGCCGCCCTGCAGGCACGCTGGGGACGGGCCGCCCGCGCCGCCTTCGCGCAGCGCGCGGCTGGCGGCTTCAGCCGTACCGGGCTGACCCGGTTCGAACCCGATGAGCTGCCCGACCGCATCGAGGGCGAGGCCGGTCTGGCCGCCTATCCGGCCTTCGTCGACCGCGGCGAGCACGTCGACCTGGTGGTGTTCGAGACCGCCGCGCAAGCGGCACAGGCGCATGCCGGCGGCCTTCGCAGGCTCCTGCTGCTGCGCCTGGCCGACCTGCGCCGGCGCCTTGCCCGGCAATTGCCGCTCGATGCCCAGGCGCAGTTCGCCTGGGCCGGCATCGGCTCGGTGGATGTGCTGCGCGCGCAGATCGTCGACCACGCCCTGGCCAGGCTGCTGGTGGAGGCCGGGCCGGTGCGCAGCCGTGCCGCCTTCGAGGCGCTGGCCGGCGATCTCGGCGAGCGGCTGGGTCGCGCCGTCAACGCCCGGGCACTGAAGGTGGCCGATGCGCTCTCGGCGCTGGCCCAGGCGGCCCCGGCCCTCGCACCCCCTCTGCTGGGCTTCGCTGCCGCCAACTTCGACGACTTGCACGCGCAGCGCCAGGCACTGTTCCCCGCCGATCTGGGCGAGCGGATACCCGACGAGCGGCTTTCGGAGTATCCGCGCTACCTGCGGGCCATGGCGCTGCGCGCCCAGCGGCTGCAGGACGACCCGCGCCGCGACCAGGCGCGGATGCTGGTGGTCGAGGGCTTCCAGCGGCGCATCCAGGCGCTGGCCGGGCGTGCCGACGGCCAGCAGCTGGAAGACGTGCGCTGGCTGCTCGAGGAACTCCGGGTGTCGTTGTTCGCGCAGGAACTGGGCACCCGGGAGCCGGTCTCGGAAAAGCGCGTGGAGCGAAGGCTCCAGGCGCTGGAGAGCTGA
- a CDS encoding bifunctional (p)ppGpp synthetase/guanosine-3',5'-bis(diphosphate) 3'-pyrophosphohydrolase → MVAMESAATVDPAAGAVLPDWAAPAAQALMSDDRDALIQVLALLDGLQVDPATRAAAIARRLDCWSQATAAVRECGALREGLGEAGLVWSLHADPTGAANAEGLRRLLLAIVRDLRVVFILLAEQLVALRQAARLPADQRRELARLAADIHAPLANRLGIWQLKWELEDLAFRFLNPDTYRRIAGLLDERRGDRERYIEQAGRALTLALGQAGLRAQVAGRPKHIFSIWKKMGRKNAGFGELYDVRALRVLVDDVAACYAALGVVHSLWTPIPQEFDDYIARPKGNNYQSLHTAVVGPDGKTLEVQIRSHDMHAHAELGVAAHWKYKEGGRGDAALERKIAWLRNLLENREAGEDDRGLYEGFRTDTVEDRVYVLTPRGQVVDLPAGATVLDFAYHVHTEVGHRCRGAKVNGRIVPLSHCPQSGDRIEILTGKQAAPRRDWLNAQAGYLVSGRARDKVRAWFRRLELDQNLREGAALLERELKRLGLHEWPLAPLLARWNLKRIEELHVAVALGEVSPAQVARAIHEAQVPRPAPAEPAPRQGQVPAAGDAVTVEGVDNLLLAYARCCQPLPGDAITGYVTQGRGVSVHRQDCGSLARMAARHPERVLPVEWGRRAAGQFEVGLRLRAFDRGGLLKDVTAVFAGLGVPVLALDSRIDARQGEAEIRCAARVRDVDQLGTLLTRLSALPSVREARRLS, encoded by the coding sequence ATGGTCGCCATGGAGTCAGCCGCCACCGTCGATCCCGCCGCAGGCGCCGTGCTGCCGGACTGGGCCGCACCGGCGGCGCAGGCGCTGATGTCCGACGATCGCGACGCGCTGATCCAGGTCCTGGCCCTGCTCGACGGCCTGCAGGTCGACCCGGCGACGCGCGCGGCGGCCATCGCGCGCCGGCTGGATTGCTGGTCGCAGGCCACGGCGGCGGTGCGCGAGTGCGGCGCCCTGCGCGAAGGACTGGGTGAGGCCGGGCTGGTCTGGAGCCTGCACGCCGATCCGACCGGCGCTGCCAACGCCGAGGGGCTGCGCCGGCTCCTGCTGGCGATCGTGCGCGACCTGCGCGTGGTGTTCATCCTGCTGGCCGAGCAACTGGTCGCCCTGCGCCAGGCGGCACGCCTGCCAGCCGACCAGCGCCGGGAGCTGGCCCGGCTCGCGGCGGACATCCACGCGCCGCTGGCAAACCGCCTGGGCATCTGGCAACTCAAGTGGGAGCTGGAGGATCTCGCCTTCCGTTTCCTCAACCCGGACACCTATCGGCGCATCGCCGGTCTGCTCGATGAGCGCCGTGGTGACCGCGAGCGCTACATCGAGCAGGCCGGCCGTGCGCTGACCTTGGCCCTGGGCCAGGCCGGCCTGCGCGCCCAGGTCGCCGGCCGGCCCAAGCACATCTTCAGCATCTGGAAGAAGATGGGCCGCAAGAACGCGGGATTCGGCGAGCTGTACGACGTCCGTGCCCTGCGCGTCCTGGTCGACGACGTCGCCGCCTGCTACGCGGCGCTGGGCGTGGTCCACAGCCTGTGGACGCCGATTCCCCAGGAGTTCGACGACTACATCGCCCGGCCCAAGGGCAACAACTACCAGTCCCTGCACACGGCGGTGGTCGGCCCCGACGGCAAGACGCTGGAGGTGCAGATCCGCAGCCATGACATGCACGCCCACGCCGAGCTGGGCGTCGCCGCGCACTGGAAGTACAAGGAGGGCGGGCGTGGCGACGCCGCCCTGGAACGCAAGATCGCCTGGCTGCGCAACCTGCTGGAGAACCGCGAGGCCGGCGAGGACGACCGCGGCCTCTACGAGGGCTTCCGCACCGACACGGTCGAGGACCGTGTATACGTGCTGACCCCGCGCGGCCAGGTCGTCGACCTGCCGGCCGGCGCCACCGTGCTGGACTTCGCCTACCACGTGCACACCGAGGTCGGGCATCGCTGTCGCGGCGCCAAGGTCAACGGCCGCATCGTGCCGCTGAGCCACTGCCCGCAATCGGGCGACCGCATCGAAATCCTGACCGGCAAGCAGGCGGCGCCGCGCCGCGACTGGCTCAATGCGCAGGCCGGTTACCTGGTCAGCGGTCGTGCCCGCGACAAGGTCAGGGCCTGGTTCCGGCGCCTGGAGCTCGACCAGAACCTGCGCGAGGGCGCCGCCCTTCTGGAACGCGAGCTCAAGCGCCTGGGTCTGCACGAGTGGCCGCTGGCGCCGCTGCTTGCGCGCTGGAACCTCAAGCGCATCGAGGAGCTGCATGTGGCGGTCGCGCTCGGCGAGGTGTCGCCGGCGCAGGTGGCGCGCGCCATCCACGAGGCGCAGGTGCCGCGCCCGGCGCCCGCGGAGCCGGCGCCGCGCCAGGGCCAGGTGCCGGCGGCCGGCGACGCAGTGACCGTCGAGGGCGTGGACAATCTGCTGCTGGCCTATGCGCGTTGCTGCCAGCCGCTGCCGGGCGACGCCATCACCGGCTACGTCACCCAGGGGCGCGGTGTCAGCGTGCACCGCCAGGACTGCGGCAGCCTGGCCCGGATGGCGGCCCGGCACCCCGAGCGGGTGCTGCCGGTCGAGTGGGGTCGCCGGGCGGCCGGCCAGTTCGAAGTCGGCCTGCGCCTGCGCGCTTTCGACCGTGGCGGGCTGCTCAAGGACGTCACCGCGGTGTTCGCCGGTCTGGGCGTGCCGGTCCTGGCCCTGGACTCCCGCATCGATGCCCGCCAGGGCGAGGCCGAGATCCGCTGCGCGGCCCGCGTGCGCGATGTCGATCAGCTGGGTACGCTGCTGACCCGCCTGTCGGCCCTGCCCTCCGTCCGCGAGGCGCGGCGGCTGAGCTGA
- the map gene encoding type I methionyl aminopeptidase, with the protein MPITLKTPEEIEQMRTAGRLAAEVLRMIEPHVRPGVTTEELDRICHDHIVGVQQAVPANLGYGGAPGRMPFPKTICTSVNNVICHGIPSGGKALKAGDIVNIDVTVIKDGWHGDTSRMYYVGEPPVLARRLVETTYAAMCAGIRMVRPGVQLGDIGHAIQQVAEAERFSVVREYCGHGIGRIYHEEPQVLHYGQPGTGVVLRPGMVFTIEPMVNAGKRHTRLLPDNWTVVTRDRSLSAQWEHTVAVTEDGFDVLTLPPGEPL; encoded by the coding sequence ATGCCGATCACCCTGAAAACCCCCGAGGAAATCGAGCAGATGCGCACGGCCGGCCGCCTGGCCGCCGAGGTGCTGCGCATGATCGAGCCACACGTCCGCCCGGGGGTCACCACGGAGGAGCTGGACCGCATCTGCCACGACCACATCGTCGGGGTGCAGCAGGCGGTGCCGGCCAACCTCGGCTACGGCGGCGCGCCCGGCCGGATGCCGTTCCCGAAGACCATCTGCACCTCGGTCAACAACGTCATCTGCCATGGCATCCCCAGCGGTGGCAAGGCGCTCAAGGCAGGGGACATCGTCAACATCGACGTCACCGTGATCAAGGACGGCTGGCACGGCGACACCAGCCGCATGTACTACGTCGGGGAACCCCCGGTGCTCGCCCGGCGCCTGGTGGAGACCACCTACGCGGCGATGTGCGCCGGCATCCGCATGGTCCGGCCGGGCGTCCAGCTTGGCGATATCGGACATGCCATCCAGCAGGTCGCCGAGGCCGAACGCTTCTCCGTGGTGAGGGAATACTGCGGGCACGGCATCGGCAGGATCTACCACGAGGAGCCGCAGGTGCTGCACTACGGCCAGCCGGGTACCGGCGTGGTCCTGCGGCCGGGAATGGTGTTCACCATCGAGCCGATGGTGAACGCCGGCAAGCGGCACACCCGCCTGCTGCCCGACAACTGGACCGTGGTCACCCGCGATCGCTCCCTGTCCGCGCAGTGGGAACACACCGTGGCCGTCACCGAGGACGGCTTCGACGTGCTCACCCTGCCGCCCGGCGAGCCGCTCTGA
- the glnD gene encoding [protein-PII] uridylyltransferase, translating into MHAVADPGLERLRGEVAAFDRAQETAFRGDAPVADLLRERAHAFDGWLTSLWAEAVGDDDGLSLFAVGGYGRGELHPQSDLDLLVLSDGEPDLARRGRIEGFVSRLWDLGLRPGHAVRTLSQCTAAAAADAAVCTTMMEARLLAGPAGSAAALAAAIAPDQVWPLDRYAAAKQAELTERHARYGDTSYNLEPNLKDGPGGLRDIQTMAWIALRATGSADPAEWARADVLRAGEWQALVAAGEQLSRLRFALHLVAGRAEERLLFDHQPPLAELFGLRDEHRDNRAVEQLMQGYFRAALAVRRIQARFDARWRERYEGDVEGQGLDDDFLRYGSRLAVRDMAAFERDPATAVALFACWQRHPDLTALSADTTAALDALVQRGDAALTGRPKARDAFLAILRGADVSRTLQRMHLHGVLGAYLPAFAQVTGRMQYDLFHVYTVDQHTLNVIRNVDRIAAGEAPEFPQAAAVFEGLRKPELLYLAALFHDIAKGRGGDHSELGAADAAEFCRAHGMGEADVDLVAWLVRQHLLLSVTAQKSDVTDPAVINGFAAIVGDRERLDALYLLTMADIAGTGPTLWNTWKARLVADLHAAARFALRRGLEYPIHVDERIAECRKAALAQLADEGIDAAQAEVIWQDFPASSFLRYRPGLIAWVTRNVASARSDALPLVAARREGERGAREILVHSQDIDGLFAAITSALDRLDLDVVEARVMTSTRGLSLDTFRVLERSRRAPDPGLPVAEREAAFAERDEEIVRSLRYALRQRPLRLGPVRRSLSRTQRHFHMSPRVEFSPSATAARTRMALVCSDRPGLLALVAQVLREQQVRVHGARIATFGERAEDFFVLSDERDRPLEEAAQRDLGQALAERLDAAFG; encoded by the coding sequence GTGCACGCCGTCGCCGACCCCGGACTCGAGCGGTTGCGCGGCGAGGTCGCCGCCTTCGACAGGGCCCAGGAAACGGCGTTCCGCGGTGATGCGCCGGTTGCCGATCTGCTGAGGGAACGGGCGCACGCCTTCGACGGGTGGCTGACCTCGCTGTGGGCCGAGGCGGTCGGCGACGACGATGGCCTGTCGCTGTTCGCGGTCGGCGGTTACGGTCGGGGCGAGCTGCATCCGCAGTCCGATCTCGACCTGCTGGTGCTCTCCGACGGCGAGCCCGATCTCGCGCGACGCGGCCGCATCGAGGGCTTCGTGTCCCGCCTCTGGGACCTCGGCCTGCGCCCGGGCCACGCGGTCCGCACCCTGAGCCAGTGCACCGCCGCTGCCGCCGCGGATGCCGCGGTGTGCACGACGATGATGGAGGCCCGGCTGCTGGCAGGTCCTGCCGGGTCCGCCGCCGCCCTGGCGGCGGCGATCGCCCCCGACCAGGTCTGGCCGCTCGACCGCTACGCGGCCGCCAAGCAGGCCGAGCTGACCGAGCGACACGCCCGCTATGGCGATACCAGCTACAACCTCGAGCCCAACCTCAAGGACGGTCCGGGCGGGCTGCGCGACATCCAGACCATGGCCTGGATCGCGCTGCGCGCTACTGGCAGCGCCGACCCCGCCGAATGGGCCCGGGCGGACGTCCTGCGCGCCGGCGAGTGGCAGGCGCTGGTGGCGGCGGGCGAACAGCTGTCCCGGTTGCGCTTCGCCCTGCACCTGGTTGCGGGCCGTGCCGAGGAGCGTCTGCTGTTCGACCATCAGCCGCCGCTGGCGGAGCTGTTCGGCCTGCGCGACGAGCACCGCGACAACCGCGCCGTCGAGCAGCTCATGCAGGGCTATTTCCGGGCTGCGCTGGCGGTCCGGCGGATACAGGCGCGGTTCGATGCGCGCTGGCGCGAGCGCTACGAGGGCGACGTCGAGGGCCAGGGGCTGGACGACGACTTCCTGCGCTACGGCTCGCGGCTGGCGGTGCGCGACATGGCGGCGTTCGAGCGCGATCCGGCCACCGCCGTGGCGCTGTTCGCGTGCTGGCAACGGCATCCCGACCTCACCGCACTGAGCGCCGACACCACGGCGGCGTTGGACGCCCTGGTGCAGCGCGGCGATGCCGCGCTGACCGGGCGGCCGAAGGCGCGCGACGCCTTCCTCGCCATCCTGCGCGGCGCCGACGTGTCGCGGACGCTGCAGCGGATGCACCTGCACGGCGTGCTTGGCGCGTACCTGCCGGCTTTCGCGCAGGTGACAGGACGCATGCAGTACGACCTTTTCCATGTCTACACGGTCGACCAGCACACCCTCAACGTGATCCGCAACGTCGACCGCATCGCGGCCGGCGAGGCGCCGGAGTTCCCGCAGGCGGCAGCGGTGTTCGAGGGACTGCGCAAACCCGAGCTGCTCTATCTCGCGGCCCTGTTCCACGACATCGCCAAGGGCCGTGGCGGCGACCACTCGGAACTGGGCGCCGCCGACGCCGCGGAGTTCTGCCGCGCGCATGGCATGGGCGAGGCCGATGTCGACCTGGTCGCCTGGCTGGTGCGCCAGCACCTGCTGCTGTCGGTCACCGCCCAGAAATCGGACGTGACCGACCCGGCCGTGATCAACGGGTTCGCCGCCATCGTCGGGGACCGCGAGCGGCTCGACGCGCTGTACCTGCTCACCATGGCCGACATCGCCGGCACCGGTCCCACGCTCTGGAACACCTGGAAGGCGCGCCTGGTCGCCGACCTCCACGCCGCCGCGCGCTTCGCCTTGCGGCGCGGCCTCGAATATCCGATCCATGTCGACGAACGCATCGCCGAGTGCCGCAAGGCGGCGCTCGCGCAGCTCGCGGACGAGGGCATCGATGCCGCCCAGGCGGAGGTCATCTGGCAGGATTTCCCCGCCTCCAGCTTCCTGCGCTACCGGCCCGGACTGATCGCCTGGGTCACCCGCAACGTCGCTTCGGCGCGCAGCGACGCGCTGCCCCTGGTCGCGGCGCGCCGTGAGGGCGAGCGCGGCGCGCGCGAGATCCTGGTGCACAGCCAGGACATCGACGGGCTGTTCGCGGCGATCACCTCGGCGCTCGACCGCCTCGACCTGGACGTCGTCGAGGCTCGGGTCATGACCTCGACCCGGGGTCTCAGCCTGGACACCTTCCGCGTCCTGGAGCGCAGCCGGCGCGCACCCGATCCCGGGCTGCCGGTCGCCGAGCGCGAGGCGGCGTTCGCCGAGCGCGACGAGGAGATCGTGCGCAGCCTGCGCTACGCGCTGCGGCAGCGGCCGCTGCGCCTGGGACCGGTGCGCCGGAGCCTGAGCCGCACGCAACGCCACTTCCACATGAGCCCGCGGGTCGAGTTCAGCCCGTCCGCCACCGCGGCCCGCACCCGCATGGCCCTGGTGTGCTCGGACCGGCCGGGTCTGCTGGCCCTGGTCGCCCAGGTGCTGCGCGAGCAGCAGGTGCGCGTGCATGGCGCCAGGATCGCCACCTTCGGGGAGCGTGCCGAGGACTTCTTCGTGCTCAGCGACGAGCGCGACCGGCCGCTCGAGGAGG